The Stenotrophomonas rhizophila genome has a window encoding:
- the glmS gene encoding glutamine--fructose-6-phosphate transaminase (isomerizing) has product MCGIVGAIADRDVVPVLIEGLKRLEYRGYDSSGIAVLDQTQAQADVRRVRRTGRVAEMEKAAIAEGFDATLGIGHTRWATHGGVTEANAHPHISHGVALVHNGIIENHEEQRERLRGLGYVFESQTDTEVIAHLMHHNLKNGDSLLSALQRTVKELTGAYALAVMSRAEPDHFVCARMGCPLLVGLGQGENFVASDVSAVISATRNVIFLEEGDTADIRRDGVQVYDEHNQPVDRGVHQSDVSLASLELGPYRHFMQKEIHEQPRALGDTIEAAIDAGGFPAELFGKNAESVLAGIEGVQILACGTSYYAGLTARYWIESIAGLPCSVEIASEYRYRAAYANPKHLIVTISQSGETLDTMEALKYAKSLGHLHTLSICNVPESAIPRASELVCYTRAGAEIGVASTKAFTTQLAALFQLTVVLGKLHGRIDAAQEAEYLEQLRFLPGSVQHALNMEPQIAIWAERFARKNSALFLGRGLHYPIALEGALKLKEITYIHAEAYPAGELKHGPLALVDEDMPVVVIAPNDSLLEKVKSNMQEVRARGGELFVFADQDSNFVESEGVHVIRTPRHAGVLSPVVHTIPVQLLAYHTALARGTDVDKPRNLAKSVTVE; this is encoded by the coding sequence ATGTGCGGGATTGTGGGGGCGATCGCGGATCGCGATGTGGTACCGGTACTCATCGAAGGACTGAAGCGGCTGGAATACCGGGGCTACGACTCGTCCGGCATCGCGGTACTGGACCAGACCCAGGCCCAGGCCGACGTGCGCCGCGTGCGCCGTACCGGCCGCGTGGCCGAGATGGAAAAGGCCGCCATCGCCGAAGGCTTCGACGCCACGCTCGGCATCGGCCACACCCGCTGGGCCACCCACGGCGGCGTTACCGAAGCCAACGCCCACCCGCACATCAGCCACGGCGTTGCGCTGGTGCACAACGGCATCATCGAAAACCACGAAGAGCAGCGTGAGCGCCTGCGCGGGTTGGGCTACGTGTTCGAGTCGCAGACCGACACCGAAGTCATCGCCCACCTGATGCACCACAACCTGAAGAACGGCGACAGCCTGCTGTCGGCGCTGCAGCGCACGGTCAAGGAACTGACCGGTGCCTATGCGCTGGCGGTGATGAGCCGCGCCGAGCCGGACCACTTCGTCTGTGCGCGCATGGGCTGCCCGCTGCTGGTGGGCCTGGGCCAGGGCGAGAACTTCGTGGCCTCCGACGTGTCGGCGGTGATCTCAGCCACCCGCAACGTGATTTTCCTGGAGGAGGGCGACACCGCCGACATCCGCCGCGATGGCGTGCAGGTGTATGACGAACACAACCAGCCGGTGGACCGTGGCGTGCACCAGTCGGACGTGTCGCTGGCCTCGCTGGAGCTGGGCCCGTACCGCCACTTCATGCAGAAGGAAATCCATGAACAGCCGCGCGCGCTGGGCGACACCATCGAAGCGGCGATCGACGCCGGTGGCTTCCCGGCCGAGCTGTTCGGCAAGAACGCCGAAAGCGTGCTGGCCGGCATCGAAGGCGTGCAGATCCTGGCCTGCGGTACCAGCTACTACGCCGGCCTGACCGCGCGCTACTGGATCGAATCCATCGCCGGCCTGCCGTGCAGCGTGGAGATCGCCAGCGAGTACCGCTACCGCGCCGCGTATGCCAACCCCAAGCACCTGATCGTCACCATCTCCCAGTCCGGTGAAACCCTGGACACGATGGAAGCGCTGAAGTACGCCAAATCGCTGGGCCACCTGCACACGCTGTCGATCTGCAACGTGCCGGAAAGCGCGATCCCGCGCGCCAGCGAACTGGTCTGCTACACCCGTGCCGGCGCCGAGATCGGCGTCGCCTCGACCAAGGCGTTCACCACCCAGCTGGCCGCGCTGTTCCAGCTGACCGTGGTGCTGGGCAAGCTGCACGGCCGCATCGATGCCGCGCAGGAAGCGGAGTACCTGGAGCAGCTGCGCTTCCTGCCGGGCAGCGTGCAGCATGCGCTGAACATGGAACCGCAGATCGCCATCTGGGCAGAGCGCTTTGCGCGCAAGAACAGCGCCCTGTTCCTGGGCCGCGGGCTGCATTACCCGATCGCACTGGAAGGCGCGCTCAAGCTCAAGGAAATCACCTACATCCACGCCGAAGCCTACCCGGCTGGCGAGCTCAAGCACGGCCCGCTGGCCCTGGTCGATGAAGACATGCCGGTGGTGGTGATCGCGCCCAACGACAGCCTGCTGGAGAAGGTCAAATCCAACATGCAGGAAGTGCGCGCGCGCGGCGGCGAGCTGTTCGTGTTTGCCGACCAGGACAGCAACTTCGTCGAATCCGAAGGCGTGCATGTCATCCGCACTCCGCGCCACGCCGGCGTGCTCAGCCCGGTGGTGCACACCATCCCGGTGCAGCTGCTGGCGTACCACACCGCCTTGGCGCGCGGCACCGACGTGGACAAGCCGCGCAACCTGGCCAAGAGCGTGACGGTGGAATAG
- a CDS encoding efflux RND transporter periplasmic adaptor subunit, which yields MIRDTSAQDQTLSTPGTAAPWKRWLWPGIAALVVLLAIVFAARAWLGSSRSFDSARVRIAEVKQGDLVRDLAADGRVIAANSPILYAISAGTVDLKVVAGDVVKKGQELAVIDSPELRSKLAQERTTLAGLEAEASRAVLDATLARAKASKETDQASIERQAAERDLQRYQRGYDGGAVPQIDLAKANDSLKKADISLANAQTDARLQGQGADLDARNKRLLADRQRAVVEEVQRQVDALTLRAPFDGQVGQVQATQHTQVAANAPILGVVDLSRFEIEIKVPESFARDLSIGIPAQLTSGNGQPFPGEISAVSPEVVAGEVNARIRFTDKQPQGLRQSQRMQSRIVLDTRRNVIKVERGPFVEQGNGQAYVMDGDTAIRRPVRLGVSSLGEVEILSGLRPGDRVVVSGAELFGDAESVSIN from the coding sequence ATGATCCGCGACACTTCCGCACAGGACCAGACCCTCTCCACCCCGGGCACGGCCGCGCCGTGGAAGCGCTGGCTGTGGCCGGGCATCGCCGCGCTGGTGGTGCTGCTGGCGATCGTCTTCGCCGCCCGCGCCTGGCTCGGGTCCAGCCGCTCCTTTGACAGCGCGCGGGTGCGCATTGCCGAGGTCAAGCAGGGCGACCTGGTCCGCGACCTGGCCGCCGATGGCCGGGTGATCGCCGCTAACAGCCCGATCCTGTACGCGATCTCCGCCGGTACGGTGGACCTGAAGGTGGTGGCCGGCGATGTGGTGAAGAAGGGCCAGGAGCTGGCGGTGATCGACAGCCCCGAGCTGCGCAGCAAGCTGGCCCAGGAGCGCACCACCCTGGCCGGGCTGGAAGCCGAAGCCAGCCGCGCCGTGCTCGATGCCACCCTGGCCCGGGCCAAGGCCAGCAAGGAAACCGACCAGGCCAGCATTGAGCGCCAGGCCGCCGAACGCGACCTGCAGCGCTACCAGCGCGGCTATGACGGCGGCGCGGTGCCGCAGATCGACCTGGCCAAGGCCAACGACAGCCTGAAAAAGGCCGACATCTCGCTGGCCAACGCCCAGACCGACGCCCGCCTGCAGGGCCAGGGCGCGGACCTCGATGCCCGCAACAAGCGCCTGCTGGCCGACCGCCAGCGCGCGGTGGTGGAAGAAGTGCAGCGCCAGGTGGACGCGCTGACCCTGCGCGCACCGTTCGATGGCCAGGTGGGCCAGGTCCAGGCCACCCAGCACACCCAGGTGGCGGCCAACGCGCCGATCCTGGGCGTGGTCGATCTGTCGCGCTTCGAGATCGAGATCAAGGTGCCGGAAAGCTTCGCCCGCGACCTGTCCATCGGCATTCCGGCCCAGCTCACCAGCGGCAACGGCCAGCCGTTCCCGGGCGAGATCAGCGCGGTGTCGCCCGAAGTGGTGGCCGGCGAAGTGAACGCCCGCATCCGCTTCACCGACAAACAACCGCAGGGCCTGCGCCAGAGCCAGCGCATGCAGTCGCGGATCGTGCTCGATACCCGCCGCAATGTCATCAAGGTCGAGCGTGGCCCGTTCGTGGAACAGGGCAACGGCCAGGCCTACGTCATGGATGGCGATACCGCGATCCGCCGCCCGGTGCGGCTGGGCGTCAGCAGCCTGGGCGAAGTGGAAATCCTGTCCGGCCTGCGCCCGGGCGACCGCGTGGTCGTCTCCGGCGCTGAACTGTTCGGCGATGCCGAATCCGTGTCCATCAACTGA
- a CDS encoding ABC transporter ATP-binding protein: protein MLEMRSVAKVFRTEQVETHALRSLDLHVREGEFVAVTGPSGSGKTTFLNIAGLLETFTSGTYMLDGQDVSKLGDDARSRLRNQKIGFIFQGFNLISDLNLFDNVDVPLRYRGMPASERKQRIERALGQVGLGSRMKHYPSELSGGQQQRAAIARALAGSPRLLLADEPTGNLDSQMARGVMELLEEINAAGTTIVMVTHDPELAARAQRNVHIVDGQATDLVREPVLATPRVAVATLND, encoded by the coding sequence ATGCTCGAGATGCGCTCGGTCGCCAAAGTATTCCGCACCGAACAGGTGGAAACCCATGCCCTGCGTTCGCTGGACCTGCACGTGCGCGAGGGTGAGTTCGTTGCGGTAACCGGCCCGTCCGGTTCGGGCAAGACCACCTTCCTCAATATCGCCGGCCTGCTGGAAACCTTCACCAGCGGCACCTACATGCTCGATGGGCAGGACGTGAGCAAGCTGGGCGACGATGCCCGCAGCCGCCTGCGCAACCAGAAGATCGGCTTCATCTTCCAGGGTTTCAACCTGATCTCCGACCTCAACCTGTTCGACAACGTCGACGTGCCGCTGCGTTACCGCGGCATGCCGGCCAGCGAACGCAAGCAGCGCATCGAACGCGCGCTGGGCCAGGTCGGGCTGGGCTCGCGCATGAAGCACTACCCCTCCGAACTGTCGGGCGGCCAGCAGCAGCGCGCCGCCATCGCCCGCGCCCTGGCCGGCAGCCCGCGCCTGCTGCTGGCCGACGAACCGACCGGCAACCTGGACAGCCAGATGGCCCGTGGCGTGATGGAACTGCTGGAAGAGATCAACGCCGCCGGCACCACCATCGTCATGGTCACCCATGACCCGGAACTGGCCGCGCGTGCCCAGCGCAACGTGCACATCGTCGATGGCCAGGCCACCGACCTGGTGCGCGAACCGGTGCTGGCCACCCCGCGCGTTGCCGTCGCCACGCTCAACGACTGA
- a CDS encoding ABC transporter permease: MLAYYFRLALRSFRRNKVLTALMVIAIALGIGASMTTLTVFHVLSGDPIPQKSDRLFNVQVDPRPMIGYQPSEEPEEQVTRFDGETLLREKKAKHQVLMTGGGVTVEPDNSTLRPFDTDARYASSDFFTMFDAPFKYGQGWKPDQDEGRGRVAVISKALNEKLFNGQNSVGKPLRMDGHTFNIVGVLDEWNPNPHFYDLETGRYGDSEDIFVPVFTALDLKFGRNGNMNCWDNANGEETALNAPCVWMQYWVELASPADAGDYRAYLENYSAQQKAAGRFQRPSNVRLRNVMEWLDFKQVVPSDVRLQLWLALGFLAVCLINTVGLLLAKFLRRSGEIGVRRALGASRGQIFLQSLVEAGTVGLAGGVLGLGLALLGLYAVRQQPVDYAKLATLDGKMLLLTFGLTLAASLLAGFLPALRAMQVTPAIQLKSQ, from the coding sequence ATGCTCGCCTACTACTTCCGACTGGCCCTGCGCAGCTTCCGGCGCAACAAGGTGCTGACCGCGCTGATGGTGATCGCCATCGCGCTGGGCATCGGTGCTTCCATGACCACCCTGACCGTGTTCCATGTGCTGTCAGGCGATCCGATCCCGCAGAAGAGCGACCGCCTGTTCAACGTGCAGGTCGACCCGCGACCGATGATCGGCTACCAGCCCAGCGAAGAGCCCGAAGAACAGGTCACCCGCTTCGATGGCGAAACGTTGCTGCGTGAAAAGAAGGCCAAACACCAGGTGCTGATGACCGGTGGTGGCGTCACGGTGGAACCGGACAACAGCACGCTGCGCCCGTTCGACACCGATGCGCGCTATGCGTCCAGCGATTTCTTCACCATGTTCGATGCACCGTTCAAGTACGGCCAGGGCTGGAAGCCCGACCAGGACGAAGGCCGTGGCCGGGTGGCGGTGATCTCCAAGGCCTTGAACGAGAAGTTGTTCAACGGCCAGAACAGCGTGGGCAAGCCATTGCGCATGGATGGGCACACCTTCAACATCGTCGGCGTGCTGGACGAATGGAATCCCAACCCGCACTTCTACGACCTGGAAACCGGCCGCTACGGCGACAGCGAAGACATCTTCGTGCCGGTGTTCACCGCGCTGGACCTTAAGTTCGGCCGCAACGGCAACATGAACTGCTGGGACAACGCCAACGGCGAGGAAACCGCGCTCAATGCACCGTGCGTGTGGATGCAGTACTGGGTTGAGCTGGCCTCGCCGGCCGACGCCGGCGACTACCGGGCGTACCTGGAAAACTATTCGGCACAGCAGAAGGCCGCCGGTCGCTTCCAGCGTCCGTCCAACGTGCGCCTGCGCAATGTAATGGAGTGGTTGGACTTCAAGCAGGTGGTGCCCAGCGACGTACGCCTGCAGCTGTGGCTGGCACTGGGCTTCCTGGCGGTGTGCCTGATCAACACGGTGGGCCTGCTGCTGGCCAAGTTCCTGCGCCGCAGCGGCGAGATCGGCGTACGCCGCGCACTGGGTGCCAGCCGTGGGCAGATCTTCCTGCAGTCGCTGGTCGAAGCCGGCACCGTCGGCCTGGCCGGTGGCGTGCTGGGCCTGGGACTGGCCCTGCTGGGCCTGTATGCAGTTCGGCAGCAGCCGGTGGACTACGCCAAGCTGGCCACGCTGGACGGCAAGATGCTGCTGCTCACCTTCGGCCTGACCCTGGCCGCCAGCCTGCTGGCCGGTTTCCTGCCGGCGCTGCGCGCCATGCAGGTCACCCCCGCCATTCAACTCAAATCGCAGTAA
- a CDS encoding ABC transporter permease, whose translation MDIRPILSTLRRHKTAAALIVLEIALTCAIVCNALFLIGQRLEKINQPSGIAEQELLEVRLGGIGKQVNATARTREDLAALRSIPGVKNAVAINQLPFRRNSWNTSLSLIPDQERPNFNAAQYFSMEGTLDTMGLQLVAGRDFEGDEFANLEDVEKDATIEQRGSAVILSSKAATKLFPDGQAIGKTIYSGRMPLRIVGVVKELARPVTVESDTGYSMILPVRVNYDMGTYLIRVTDAARRQEVLTAAVAALEKVDSSRMVRAKLTYEEQRTKYFQNDRAMVGLLITVCVALLVVTALGIVGLASFWVQQRTKQIGIRRALGATRGQILRYFQTENFLLATVGIVLGMLLAYSINLWLMGAYELPRMPITYLPIGAVLLWLLGQIAVFGPAHRAAAVPPAVATRSA comes from the coding sequence ATGGATATCCGACCCATCCTGAGCACGTTGCGCCGGCACAAGACCGCCGCCGCACTCATCGTGCTGGAGATCGCGCTGACCTGCGCGATCGTCTGCAACGCGTTGTTCCTGATCGGCCAGCGCCTGGAAAAGATCAACCAGCCCAGCGGCATTGCCGAACAGGAGCTGCTGGAAGTGCGGCTGGGCGGCATCGGCAAGCAGGTCAATGCCACCGCCCGTACCCGTGAGGACCTGGCCGCGCTGCGCTCCATCCCCGGGGTGAAGAACGCAGTGGCGATCAACCAGCTGCCGTTCCGGCGCAACTCCTGGAACACCAGCCTGTCGCTGATCCCCGACCAGGAACGCCCCAACTTCAACGCCGCGCAGTACTTCTCCATGGAAGGTACGCTGGATACCATGGGCCTGCAGCTGGTGGCCGGCCGCGACTTCGAGGGCGACGAATTCGCCAACCTGGAAGACGTGGAGAAGGACGCCACCATCGAGCAACGCGGCTCGGCGGTGATCCTGAGCAGCAAGGCCGCCACCAAGCTGTTCCCGGATGGCCAGGCCATCGGCAAGACGATCTACAGCGGGCGCATGCCGCTACGCATCGTCGGCGTGGTGAAGGAACTGGCGCGCCCGGTGACGGTGGAGTCCGACACCGGCTATTCGATGATCCTGCCGGTGCGGGTCAACTACGATATGGGCACGTACCTGATCCGGGTGACCGACGCGGCGCGCCGCCAGGAAGTGCTCACCGCCGCCGTGGCCGCGCTGGAGAAGGTGGACAGCAGCCGCATGGTGCGCGCCAAGCTCACCTACGAAGAACAGCGCACCAAGTACTTCCAGAACGACCGCGCAATGGTCGGCCTGCTGATCACGGTCTGCGTGGCGCTGCTGGTGGTCACCGCGCTGGGCATCGTGGGCCTGGCCAGCTTCTGGGTGCAGCAGCGTACCAAGCAGATCGGCATCCGCCGTGCGCTGGGCGCCACCCGTGGCCAGATCCTCCGGTACTTCCAGACCGAGAACTTCCTGCTGGCCACCGTGGGTATCGTGCTGGGCATGCTGCTGGCGTACTCGATCAACCTGTGGCTGATGGGTGCCTACGAGCTGCCGCGCATGCCGATCACCTACCTGCCCATTGGCGCAGTGCTACTTTGGCTGCTGGGCCAGATCGCCGTGTTCGGGCCCGCCCACCGCGCCGCGGCGGTACCGCCGGCCGTCGCCACCCGGAGTGCCTGA
- a CDS encoding PDZ domain-containing protein, whose translation MTVSPIRLTLAALLMISTTACAESTQTESSRMDWRQDGARLTLESEQGAVSVTAASPASRFGVQAGDQVLRVDGVPVRKVGELTDALSASDKASVPVTVRRAGRDQVVSVPTSAWRAVQPPPPPRPPAPPSPPGRP comes from the coding sequence ATGACCGTTTCCCCCATCCGTCTCACGCTGGCCGCCCTGCTGATGATCAGCACCACCGCCTGCGCCGAAAGCACCCAGACCGAGTCGTCGCGTATGGACTGGCGCCAGGATGGCGCGCGCCTCACCCTCGAATCCGAACAGGGCGCGGTGAGCGTTACCGCCGCGTCGCCGGCCAGCCGCTTCGGCGTGCAGGCCGGCGACCAGGTCCTGCGCGTGGACGGCGTGCCGGTGCGCAAGGTGGGCGAATTGACCGACGCACTGTCGGCCAGCGACAAAGCCAGCGTGCCGGTCACGGTGCGCCGCGCCGGCCGCGACCAGGTAGTCAGCGTGCCGACCTCAGCATGGCGCGCGGTGCAACCGCCGCCCCCGCCTCGCCCGCCGGCGCCGCCGTCACCGCCGGGACGCCCGTAA
- a CDS encoding sigma-54-dependent transcriptional regulator: MPSILIIDDNASVATALEVLFSLHDIDAVHALSPDEGLALLEQQPVDLVIQDMNFTEDTTSGEEGEALFQQIRARHPDLPVILLTAWTHLSSAVDLVKAGAADYLAKPWDDRKLLTTVNNLLELSETRRELDRRRAREQRDRTALEARYDLRGAVVADPASERVVNLACQVARSELPVLITGPNGAGKEKIAEIIQANSLVAKGAFVALNCGAIPSELIEAELFGTEAGAYTGANKAREGKFEAADGGTLFLDEIGNLSLGGQMKLLRVLETGRFERLGSNRERQVKVRVISATNADLPAMIRDGQFREDLYYRLNTVELALPPLAERPGDILPLAERFLGDGKPLSNAAASALQRHAWPGNVRELRNVIQRAGLLAQGPRIEVGDLNLPRAVAAPRAATPAADPDRSRIESALSHSHGIIAQAAAELGLSRQALYRRMDRYGIPRE, from the coding sequence ATGCCTTCGATCCTGATCATTGACGACAACGCCAGCGTGGCTACCGCGCTGGAGGTCCTGTTCTCGCTGCACGACATCGACGCCGTGCACGCGCTGTCGCCAGACGAGGGCCTGGCGCTGCTGGAACAGCAGCCGGTGGACCTGGTCATCCAGGACATGAACTTCACCGAAGACACCACGTCCGGTGAAGAAGGCGAGGCGCTGTTCCAGCAGATCCGCGCCCGCCATCCGGACCTGCCGGTGATCCTGCTTACCGCCTGGACCCATCTGAGCAGCGCGGTGGACCTGGTCAAGGCCGGCGCGGCCGACTACCTGGCCAAGCCCTGGGACGACCGCAAGCTGCTGACTACGGTCAACAACCTGCTGGAGCTGTCTGAAACCCGCCGCGAGCTTGACCGCCGCCGTGCGCGCGAACAGCGCGACCGCACGGCGCTGGAAGCACGCTACGACCTGCGCGGCGCGGTGGTGGCCGACCCGGCCAGCGAACGCGTGGTGAACCTGGCCTGCCAGGTCGCGCGCTCCGAGCTGCCCGTGCTGATCACCGGGCCCAACGGCGCAGGCAAGGAGAAGATCGCCGAGATCATCCAGGCCAACTCGCTGGTGGCCAAAGGCGCGTTCGTGGCGCTGAACTGCGGCGCCATTCCGTCCGAGCTGATCGAGGCTGAACTGTTCGGCACCGAGGCCGGCGCCTACACCGGCGCCAACAAGGCGCGCGAAGGCAAGTTCGAAGCCGCCGATGGCGGCACGTTGTTCCTGGACGAGATCGGCAACCTGTCGCTGGGCGGGCAGATGAAGCTGCTGCGCGTGCTGGAAACCGGCCGTTTCGAGCGGCTGGGCTCCAACCGCGAGCGCCAGGTCAAGGTGCGCGTGATCAGCGCGACCAACGCCGACCTGCCGGCGATGATCCGCGACGGCCAGTTCCGCGAAGACCTGTACTACCGCCTCAACACCGTTGAATTGGCACTGCCGCCGCTGGCCGAGCGACCGGGCGACATCCTGCCGTTGGCCGAGCGCTTCCTGGGCGATGGCAAGCCACTGTCCAATGCCGCCGCCAGTGCGTTGCAACGCCACGCGTGGCCCGGCAACGTGCGCGAGCTGCGCAACGTGATCCAGCGCGCCGGCCTGCTCGCACAGGGCCCGCGTATTGAAGTGGGGGACCTGAACCTGCCGCGTGCCGTGGCGGCGCCGCGTGCGGCCACGCCTGCCGCCGACCCGGACCGCAGCCGGATCGAATCGGCGCTGTCGCACAGCCACGGCATCATTGCCCAGGCTGCGGCCGAACTCGGCCTGAGCCGGCAGGCGCTGTACCGCCGCATGGACCGCTACGGTATTCCGCGCGAATGA
- a CDS encoding sensor histidine kinase: protein MKRTSFTFRLFLRLLPVLALAAAGPWLLAYWMDQGWLVTLVSAVALLVLMWWTLRRATAPVRSLLRALSGTTSSYRDGEYNFSVYWPGNDELGDLVQAHRELGDVLREQRQGLVQRELLLDTMVQNTPVSMLLLANGGDGVQRVMFSNLAARKLLHNGWKLEGQAMQNVLETMPVELRDAIVRGGDSLFAVRGPGDVDDEADDDDEQVYHLSRRSFHLNGRPHDLLLIRLLTAELRRQEVQTWKKVIRVISHELNNSLAPIASLAHSGGELVRRGKTERLEEVFATIEDRSRHLEGFIRGYARFAKLPQPQLQNVQWKQFLAGLQLQIPFRMADIPEDLQGRVDIAQLGQALLNLLKNAHEACAEADPPNDDVELRLTRLPQWLRIEVLDRGKGMNEAVLQNALMPFYSTKRNGTGLGLALTREIVEAHGGRVSLQNRREGGLCVAIFLPG from the coding sequence ATGAAGCGCACCTCGTTCACCTTCCGCCTGTTCCTGCGCCTGCTGCCGGTGCTGGCGCTGGCCGCGGCCGGGCCGTGGCTGCTGGCGTACTGGATGGACCAGGGCTGGCTGGTGACGCTGGTGTCGGCCGTGGCGCTGCTGGTGTTGATGTGGTGGACGTTGCGCCGTGCCACCGCGCCGGTCCGCTCGCTGCTGCGGGCGCTGTCGGGCACCACCAGCAGCTACCGCGATGGCGAATACAACTTCAGCGTGTACTGGCCGGGCAACGATGAACTGGGCGACCTCGTCCAGGCGCACCGCGAGCTGGGTGACGTGCTGCGCGAACAGCGCCAGGGTCTGGTGCAGCGCGAGCTGCTGCTGGACACCATGGTGCAGAACACGCCGGTGTCGATGCTGCTGCTGGCCAACGGCGGCGATGGCGTGCAGCGCGTCATGTTCTCCAACCTGGCCGCGCGCAAGCTGCTGCACAACGGCTGGAAGCTGGAAGGCCAGGCCATGCAGAACGTGCTGGAGACCATGCCGGTGGAGCTGCGCGATGCCATCGTACGCGGCGGCGACAGCCTGTTTGCGGTGCGCGGCCCGGGTGACGTGGATGACGAGGCAGATGACGATGACGAGCAGGTCTACCACCTGTCGCGGCGCAGCTTCCATCTCAACGGCCGCCCGCACGACCTGCTGCTGATCCGCCTGCTCACCGCCGAGCTGCGGCGACAGGAAGTGCAGACCTGGAAGAAGGTGATCCGGGTGATCAGCCACGAACTCAACAACTCGCTGGCACCGATTGCGTCGCTGGCGCATTCCGGGGGCGAGCTGGTGCGGCGTGGCAAGACCGAGCGCCTGGAAGAAGTGTTCGCCACCATCGAAGACCGGTCACGGCACCTGGAAGGCTTCATCCGCGGCTACGCGCGCTTTGCCAAGCTGCCGCAGCCGCAGCTGCAGAACGTGCAGTGGAAGCAGTTCCTGGCCGGGCTGCAGCTGCAGATTCCATTCCGCATGGCGGACATTCCCGAAGACCTTCAAGGGCGCGTGGACATCGCCCAGCTGGGACAGGCGCTGCTGAACCTGCTCAAGAACGCGCATGAAGCGTGCGCTGAAGCCGACCCACCCAATGATGACGTGGAGCTGCGCCTGACCCGGCTGCCGCAGTGGCTGCGGATCGAGGTGCTGGACCGTGGCAAGGGCATGAACGAGGCGGTGCTGCAGAACGCGCTGATGCCGTTCTATTCCACCAAGCGCAATGGCACGGGGCTCGGGTTGGCGCTTACCCGCGAAATCGTCGAGGCGCATGGTGGGCGCGTGTCACTGCAGAACCGCCGCGAGGGCGGTCTGTGCGTGGCGATCTTTTTGCCGGGGTGA